In Juglans microcarpa x Juglans regia isolate MS1-56 chromosome 4S, Jm3101_v1.0, whole genome shotgun sequence, a single window of DNA contains:
- the LOC121263717 gene encoding hydroxyproline O-arabinosyltransferase 1-like: MGCGNTFFTVLVTFSVALITYNIIISANAPLKLELPGPSRSSSSRISVDPIIKMPVDRSRGGAGSKSPGRLFHTAVTASDSVYNTWQCRVMYYWFKKFKDSPNSEMGGYTRILHSGKPDKYMDEIPTFVAQPLPSGLDQGYIVLNRPWAFVQWLQQADIKEDYILMAEPDHIIVKPIPNLSRDGLGAAFPFFYIEPKKYESVLRKYFPEDKGPVTNIDPIGNSPVIVGKESLKKIAPTWMNVSLAMKKDPETDKAFGWVLEMYAYAVASALHGVGNILYKDFMIQPPWDTEVGKKFIIHYTYGCDYNMKGELTYGKIGEWRFDKRSYDAIPPPRNLPLPPPGVPESVVTLVKMVNEATANIPNWGS, from the exons atgggtTGTGGTAATACGTTCTTCACTGTCCTCGTAACCTTCTCAGTAGCTCTAATCACGTACAACATAATCATCTCAGCCAATGCCCCTCTCAAGCTCGAACTCCCTGGGCCCTCTCGATCCTCTTCATCGAGAATATCCGTCGACCCCATCATCAAGATGCCGGTGGACAGATCAAGAGGTGGGGCCGGTTCAAAAAGTCCCGGGCGTCTGTTTCACACGGCGGTCACGGCCTCGGACTCCGTCTACAACACCTGGCAGTGCAGGGTCATGTACTACTGGTTCAAGAAATTCAAGGACAGTCCCAACTCCGAGATGGGTGGGTACACGAGGATCTTGCACTCTGGGAAGCCCGACAAGTACATGGACGAGATCCCCACCTTTGTTGCCCAGCCTCTTCCTTCGGGATTGGACCAG GGTTATATAGTTCTCAACAGACCATGGGCGTTTGTGCAATGGCTTCAACAAGCAGACATTAAAGAGGA CTACATACTGATGGCGGAGCCAGATCATATTATCGTCAAGCCCATACCAAACTTATCAAGAGACGGGCTTGGAGCTgcgtttcctttcttttatattGAACCTAAGAAGTATGAGTCGGTACTGAGGAAGTATTTTCCCGAGGACAAGGGACCAGTAACTAACATCGACCCAATAGGGAATTCCCCTGTCATAGTTGGGAAG GAATCACTCAAGAAGATTGCTCCCACATGGATGAATGTTTCCTTGGCAATGAAGAAGGATCCTGAAACAGATAAGGCTTTTGGTTGGGTGCTTGAAAT GTATGCTTATGCTGTGGCATCTGCTCTGCATGGAGTTGGTAACATCTTGTACAAGGACTTCATGATTCAG CCTCCGTGGGATACAGAAGTTGGCAAGAAGTTCATAATTCATTACACTTACGGATGTGATTATAATATGAAG GGTGAGTTGACATATGGGAAGATAGGAGAATGGAGATTTGACAAAAGATCTTACGATGCTATCCCGCCACCAAGAAACCTTCCATTGCCTCCACCTGGTGTTCCAGAAAGTGTG GTGACACTGGTGAAAATGGTCAATGAAGCCACAGCAAACATTCCAAATTGGGGATCGTAG